Proteins from a single region of Dyadobacter fanqingshengii:
- a CDS encoding Nramp family divalent metal transporter, which produces MKDSILKWLRSLGPGMITAALVFGPSKMTITSKLGAVYGYSLLWVVVAAILFMAVFTAMSTRIGIATNVSLLSSVRQKWGKPASVAMGIGVFLVSTSFQAGNSIGVGISIGELYHTSPVPWIIFFNVVGISLLFFRSFYSVLEKTMIFLIFVMLFCFVTTFFWAKPDASQIFKGFTTPVIPEGSQGLIIAFVASCFSIVGALYQCYLIQERIRVRPEVRNGRNDSTTGIIVLGVMCAIVIICAAAILNPKGIAVNSATDMAKALEPLFGNNASTLFLVGLFGAAFSSLIGNASVGGTLLGDALGLGSNFSAKSVRYLVALVMIFGAAIAVAFGKLPLELIVFAQSVTIFVVPFIGTAIYMVGNDKQIMGDRVNSPLVKVVAGLGLVIIFSLAIINSKELFFNNPLFK; this is translated from the coding sequence TTGAAAGACTCTATCCTGAAATGGCTGCGCTCGCTCGGGCCCGGAATGATCACTGCCGCGTTGGTCTTCGGGCCCAGTAAAATGACTATTACGTCCAAGTTGGGGGCGGTTTATGGCTATTCGCTCCTCTGGGTTGTAGTCGCGGCGATCCTCTTTATGGCCGTTTTTACAGCCATGTCTACGCGGATCGGGATTGCTACAAATGTGTCACTGCTTTCGTCGGTGAGGCAGAAGTGGGGGAAACCGGCTTCTGTTGCCATGGGAATTGGTGTTTTTCTTGTGAGCACATCATTTCAGGCGGGTAATTCCATTGGGGTAGGCATTTCAATCGGAGAACTTTATCATACTTCGCCTGTTCCCTGGATCATATTCTTCAATGTTGTCGGGATCAGCCTGCTATTTTTCCGGAGCTTTTATTCAGTGTTGGAAAAGACAATGATCTTCCTCATTTTCGTCATGTTATTCTGTTTTGTAACAACATTCTTTTGGGCAAAACCGGATGCTTCCCAGATTTTCAAGGGCTTCACAACACCGGTTATCCCGGAAGGTTCGCAAGGACTGATCATCGCATTTGTCGCTTCCTGCTTCTCGATTGTCGGTGCGCTTTATCAATGTTACCTCATTCAAGAGCGCATCCGCGTCAGGCCCGAGGTTAGGAATGGCAGGAATGACAGCACAACGGGGATCATTGTGCTTGGTGTCATGTGTGCGATTGTGATCATTTGTGCCGCCGCCATTCTCAATCCGAAAGGCATCGCTGTCAATTCTGCAACGGACATGGCCAAGGCGTTGGAGCCGCTTTTTGGGAACAACGCATCCACGCTTTTCCTGGTGGGATTGTTTGGTGCGGCATTTTCATCATTGATCGGCAATGCTTCCGTTGGCGGGACCTTGCTGGGTGATGCGCTGGGATTAGGAAGTAATTTCAGTGCAAAATCGGTGCGTTATCTGGTCGCGCTGGTCATGATTTTTGGTGCTGCGATTGCTGTCGCATTTGGAAAATTACCCTTGGAACTGATCGTTTTCGCGCAAAGCGTTACCATTTTCGTTGTCCCGTTCATTGGAACAGCCATTTATATGGTCGGTAATGATAAGCAGATCATGGGTGATCGGGTAAACAGCCCGCTTGTAAAAGTGGTTGCTGGCCTGGGCCTGGTCATCATTTTTTCGCTGGCGATCATTAATAGTAAAGAATTATTTTTCAACAATCCGCTTTTTAAATAA
- a CDS encoding M56 family metallopeptidase produces MTELPDYLIKLSVGLAVAYVFYFVVLRKLTFYTWNRWYLLLYSMLAFFIPFIDVSRLMPEGKLTYQRIDDSVPRLNHFLRQVYDEAALASSPAPEEPVDWLLILFVLGIIVMTGRLCLNFYFYARIKREAQLVSDDGIMLYHVDREIVPFSFGKAVFINPTLHSEDDLEKIILHEYVHVQQKHTFDNIWAEILCILNWYNPFAWLIRYSIRQNLEYIADDQVLRHDIDIKKYQYLLLKVTGVPEYRLTNQFNFASLKQRIIMMNKARTPKIYLARFLFLAPLIITMLVAFRPDPDRQQMISGNPFVLHGGGKPQPYLAQLNDSYGYCAGIILDAATRKPIVDAQIELVTKGSVVKTLRTDRDGYYYSDLNAAPGNGRLLYSLKLLHPDYRDFVSEFHAGDFNSGYGRVSVRFLSARKDSTVRGFYYAPNHQQFPKTAESEQVNKNVKKYLTSLLPTYRAEIQLIADFKKYHPFPKNVLTRFKNGYFDRSKELVGYEGVTELYLDGQKATYEEVNEAFRSSPFLLSDTRVSKEWGGDHTFAKLKYLTFPLYKDAPPAHLLAGNVEIKDLSAFDISVLDKDAYFLDGFRQVFGVGSNIKPAKNEIRRVVLFKGRLARYYDPKLEKVWWIETRPENEVFGRPDLAKK; encoded by the coding sequence ATGACCGAATTGCCTGATTATCTCATCAAACTGTCCGTCGGACTGGCAGTTGCTTACGTTTTCTATTTTGTAGTGCTGCGGAAGCTCACGTTTTACACCTGGAACCGCTGGTATCTGCTGCTCTATTCTATGCTGGCATTTTTTATTCCGTTTATTGATGTCAGCAGGCTTATGCCGGAGGGAAAATTGACTTATCAGCGAATCGACGATAGCGTCCCACGGCTCAACCACTTCTTACGCCAGGTATATGATGAAGCCGCGCTGGCCAGCTCACCGGCGCCGGAAGAACCAGTTGATTGGCTCCTGATCCTGTTTGTGCTTGGGATCATTGTGATGACGGGTCGGCTTTGCCTTAATTTCTACTTTTACGCCCGTATAAAGAGGGAAGCGCAGCTTGTTTCTGACGATGGAATCATGCTATATCATGTTGATCGTGAGATCGTTCCGTTTTCATTTGGCAAGGCGGTTTTTATCAATCCAACCTTGCATTCCGAAGATGATCTGGAAAAAATTATCCTGCACGAATACGTTCATGTCCAGCAAAAACACACTTTTGACAACATTTGGGCGGAGATCCTTTGCATTCTGAACTGGTACAATCCGTTTGCGTGGCTGATCCGGTATTCTATCCGGCAAAACCTCGAATACATTGCGGACGACCAGGTTTTAAGGCATGATATCGACATTAAAAAATATCAGTATCTGTTGCTGAAAGTCACCGGCGTGCCCGAGTATCGGCTGACTAACCAATTCAATTTCGCGTCGCTGAAACAACGGATCATAATGATGAATAAGGCCAGGACACCGAAAATTTATCTAGCCCGATTTCTATTCCTGGCGCCATTGATCATCACAATGCTCGTTGCATTCCGGCCGGATCCGGATCGCCAGCAAATGATCAGTGGTAATCCTTTCGTGCTGCACGGTGGCGGCAAACCTCAGCCATATCTGGCGCAACTGAACGACAGCTACGGCTATTGCGCCGGGATTATCCTGGACGCGGCAACCAGAAAGCCAATTGTGGATGCGCAGATAGAGCTGGTCACCAAAGGAAGTGTTGTCAAAACCTTACGCACAGATCGGGACGGTTATTATTACAGCGATTTAAACGCAGCCCCTGGTAACGGAAGGCTTCTTTATTCACTCAAACTCCTTCATCCGGATTACCGCGATTTCGTCAGCGAATTTCATGCAGGCGATTTCAATTCAGGTTATGGACGCGTTTCCGTGCGTTTCTTATCTGCCAGAAAAGATTCGACAGTCAGAGGTTTCTACTATGCACCGAACCATCAACAATTTCCTAAGACAGCTGAATCAGAACAGGTTAATAAGAATGTTAAGAAGTATTTGACCAGTCTTTTGCCAACTTATCGTGCTGAAATTCAACTGATAGCAGATTTTAAAAAATATCACCCGTTTCCAAAAAATGTCCTTACGAGATTCAAAAACGGTTATTTCGACAGGAGCAAAGAACTGGTTGGTTATGAAGGCGTTACCGAACTCTACCTGGACGGCCAAAAGGCGACTTATGAAGAAGTTAATGAAGCTTTCAGGTCCTCTCCGTTTCTGTTGAGCGATACAAGAGTTTCAAAAGAATGGGGAGGTGACCACACATTTGCGAAGCTGAAATATCTCACATTCCCGTTGTATAAGGATGCCCCGCCAGCACATTTGTTAGCCGGCAATGTTGAAATAAAGGATCTGTCGGCATTTGACATTTCGGTTTTAGACAAAGACGCCTATTTTCTGGACGGATTCAGGCAGGTGTTTGGTGTGGGAAGCAACATTAAACCGGCTAAAAACGAGATTAGGCGAGTGGTTTTGTTCAAAGGCAGGCTAGCCCGCTACTATGACCCGAAACTCGAAAAAGTGTGGTGGATAGAAACCAGGCCGGAGAATGAAGTATTTGGCCGGCCTGATCTTGCAAAGAAATAA
- a CDS encoding SDR family NAD(P)-dependent oxidoreductase, giving the protein MQNLKNKVAFVTGGSRGIGAGIVKRLAADGAKVAFTYVNGREKADALVAELAEKGFTVIALQANNAQEGAVTAAIDEAIAHFGQLDILVNSAGIYVGKPFEEHTLADYNEIMDINVKSVFEACLAAARKMENNGRIITIGSNMAERSASVQSTLYSMSKSALVGFTKGLSRDLGAKDITVNLIQPGPVDTDMNPSDPGNNESSDFQRSMMAIPRYGKPEHIAATVAFLADPDNGYTTGSIITIDGGTLA; this is encoded by the coding sequence ATGCAAAACTTGAAAAACAAAGTTGCTTTTGTGACTGGCGGAAGCCGGGGCATTGGCGCAGGAATCGTAAAACGGCTGGCTGCTGACGGAGCGAAAGTCGCCTTTACATATGTAAATGGTAGAGAAAAGGCAGATGCATTGGTTGCTGAGCTGGCCGAAAAGGGTTTCACAGTAATCGCGTTGCAGGCCAATAATGCGCAGGAAGGAGCCGTAACGGCGGCTATCGACGAAGCAATCGCTCATTTCGGGCAGCTTGATATTCTGGTGAACAGCGCGGGGATCTATGTCGGAAAACCATTTGAAGAGCACACTCTGGCGGATTACAACGAGATCATGGACATTAATGTCAAATCGGTATTTGAAGCTTGTCTGGCCGCTGCACGGAAAATGGAAAATAATGGCAGGATCATCACGATTGGCAGCAATATGGCCGAAAGATCGGCATCCGTGCAGTCCACGCTTTATTCCATGAGCAAGTCTGCGTTGGTTGGTTTCACCAAAGGTCTTTCAAGGGATTTGGGAGCAAAAGACATCACAGTTAACCTCATTCAACCCGGCCCGGTGGACACAGATATGAATCCATCCGACCCTGGTAACAATGAATCGTCTGATTTTCAGCGTAGTATGATGGCCATTCCACGCTACGGAAAGCCCGAGCACATTGCGGCAACAGTTGCTTTTTTGGCGGATCCCGACAATGGTTACACAACCGGGTCTATCATTACCATTGACGGAGGAACGCTTGCATAA
- a CDS encoding winged helix-turn-helix transcriptional regulator yields MRKTSSTNLENELLINGNCGMAYTLDLIGGRWKPSILYKLLKGSTRYSQLRKAMPAVSERILILQLRELESDGVISRTVYPEVPPRVEYQLTDLGKSLEPVLRILSDWGDANRVKDAALVE; encoded by the coding sequence ATGCGAAAAACGAGCTCCACGAACCTCGAAAACGAATTGCTGATCAATGGGAATTGTGGCATGGCCTACACATTGGACCTGATTGGTGGCCGCTGGAAGCCTTCGATCCTATATAAATTGCTGAAAGGAAGTACGCGTTACAGCCAGCTCCGCAAGGCTATGCCCGCCGTTTCCGAGCGTATCCTCATCCTGCAACTGCGCGAACTCGAAAGCGACGGCGTCATCAGCCGCACCGTTTACCCCGAGGTCCCGCCAAGGGTTGAATATCAGCTTACCGATCTTGGGAAAAGTTTGGAACCCGTCCTGCGCATCTTGTCAGACTGGGGCGACGCGAACAGGGTTAAGGATGCGGCGTTGGTCGAGTAA
- a CDS encoding LacI family DNA-binding transcriptional regulator, whose protein sequence is MEKENTLFGVKEIARRANVSTATVDRVLHNRTGVSEKTKKRINDIIKELDYQPNILASRLASKKIITLAILIPEVSEETDFWEAPLNGVRKAEAEIKQYGIQTLIFFFDLNNKDSYVQKAREILELDVHGILIAPSFVTETQEFAKECNQRKIPFVFIDSDIPELKSLSYIGPHLYKSGYVGAKLLTYRLQPDKKVLIINISKEIDNFNYEAIEEGFRAYFSDNQNPNEIVRIDIHETDYQSVARHLTYVFHLNKDIGAAFVTNSRVNTVASFLKNSHRTEVSLIGYDFVKDNVKYLENNVIDFLICHRPEDQAYRGIMALYQTLVMNSSVSKLSYMPIDIVTKENYEFYQN, encoded by the coding sequence ATGGAAAAAGAGAATACTTTGTTTGGCGTGAAGGAAATTGCGAGAAGGGCCAATGTATCCACTGCCACCGTAGACCGCGTGCTGCACAACCGGACGGGGGTTTCGGAAAAGACGAAGAAGCGGATCAATGATATCATAAAGGAGCTGGATTATCAGCCCAACATTCTGGCGAGCAGGCTTGCATCTAAAAAAATTATTACGCTTGCCATTCTGATCCCCGAGGTTTCGGAGGAGACCGATTTCTGGGAAGCGCCATTGAACGGTGTTCGCAAGGCCGAGGCGGAAATCAAGCAATATGGCATTCAGACACTTATCTTTTTCTTCGACCTCAATAATAAAGATTCGTACGTTCAGAAAGCACGCGAAATCCTGGAACTGGATGTTCATGGCATTTTAATAGCGCCATCATTCGTGACAGAAACACAGGAATTTGCGAAGGAATGTAATCAGCGCAAAATTCCGTTCGTCTTCATTGACTCTGATATTCCCGAACTGAAAAGCCTTTCTTACATTGGCCCGCACTTGTATAAAAGCGGCTATGTAGGAGCGAAGCTGCTCACTTACAGGCTGCAACCGGACAAGAAAGTGCTGATTATCAACATTTCGAAGGAAATTGATAATTTCAATTATGAGGCCATTGAGGAAGGTTTCAGAGCTTATTTCTCCGACAACCAAAATCCAAACGAGATCGTCCGTATTGACATTCATGAGACTGATTACCAGTCTGTTGCACGCCACCTTACTTACGTTTTTCACCTTAATAAGGATATTGGCGCTGCATTTGTAACCAATTCACGCGTGAACACAGTCGCTTCTTTTCTCAAAAACAGCCATCGCACGGAAGTTTCGCTGATCGGGTATGATTTTGTGAAGGACAACGTGAAATATCTCGAAAACAATGTGATCGATTTCCTGATCTGTCACCGGCCCGAAGACCAGGCTTACCGCGGCATTATGGCGCTGTACCAAACCTTGGTCATGAATTCCAGCGTATCCAAATTAAGTTACATGCCTATTGACATTGTAACAAAAGAAAATTACGAATTCTATCAAAATTAG
- a CDS encoding tetratricopeptide repeat protein, which yields MKNIFLSFLLIPVIVIAALLLRFNALDLFNTKNLEPNSIALCGSVPDLNVRAAADGKFIAAMPGWGNYAYPISTKNDSVQFYFNQGLSMYYSYHMKESLASFQEAARLEPECAMAYWGQALAMGPYYNAAHLYKKPENIPAVLKQMNAFAGTADKKEQALIAVMNQRYSEDASDADRKALNITYVAKTRELINQFPEDQDIKMLFVDATMLIHAWDFWNNDGTPKAWTNEVVTLCETVLKENPNHPAALHYHIHLTEASRHPEVALPNADKLRDQLPGVAHMVHMSSHEYERNGLFLKGVDVNDRADAALLTYDSLAKNLSLVKHSPHYFAVQTYCAMSAGLYKTGMHAANRLRKTVAPTYENPYDQYLFMLPELTLVRLGKWDEILNDTTKLDTKWTYAVLLRNFARGIAYLNTGAGDKAKAELNSLLEKAKDPILTKRRVPFNSFTPIANIAGEILTAAIAFDDKKYDKTIASLNKAIEIEDGLIYTEPNDWPIPARQFLGAYLLKMNKPAVAEKVYREDLMWNPGNGWSGIGLAQSLKAQKRTKELAKIENSYKQSFSAAELLPTGSVFLR from the coding sequence ATGAAAAACATATTCCTTTCTTTTCTGTTGATTCCAGTCATCGTTATTGCCGCTCTCCTGCTGCGGTTTAACGCACTTGATCTTTTTAACACAAAAAACCTTGAACCAAACAGCATTGCCCTATGCGGCTCTGTTCCCGATTTGAATGTGCGGGCAGCAGCAGACGGAAAATTCATTGCGGCCATGCCGGGCTGGGGAAATTATGCCTATCCGATCTCAACCAAAAATGACAGCGTCCAGTTTTATTTTAATCAGGGGCTGAGCATGTATTATAGTTATCATATGAAGGAATCGCTGGCATCTTTTCAGGAAGCGGCACGCCTGGAACCGGAATGTGCGATGGCTTACTGGGGACAAGCATTGGCTATGGGACCTTATTACAATGCAGCCCATTTGTATAAAAAGCCGGAAAATATCCCGGCCGTTTTAAAGCAAATGAATGCGTTTGCGGGCACAGCAGATAAAAAAGAACAAGCGCTGATCGCTGTTATGAACCAGCGTTATTCCGAGGACGCGTCCGACGCTGACAGGAAGGCGCTTAACATTACGTATGTCGCCAAGACGCGGGAGCTAATCAATCAGTTCCCTGAGGATCAGGATATTAAAATGCTGTTTGTAGATGCAACCATGCTCATTCACGCGTGGGATTTTTGGAATAATGATGGCACACCAAAAGCATGGACGAATGAAGTGGTAACGCTCTGTGAAACGGTTTTGAAGGAAAACCCGAACCATCCGGCGGCTTTGCATTATCACATCCACTTAACGGAAGCGTCGCGGCACCCGGAAGTGGCGCTTCCTAATGCAGATAAATTACGGGATCAGCTGCCCGGAGTTGCGCATATGGTGCATATGTCCAGTCACGAATACGAGCGAAATGGCCTTTTTCTGAAAGGCGTGGATGTGAATGACCGGGCCGATGCGGCCTTGCTCACATATGATTCTCTGGCTAAAAACCTGAGCCTTGTGAAGCACAGCCCACATTATTTTGCTGTTCAGACGTATTGCGCCATGAGTGCAGGCTTGTACAAAACGGGCATGCATGCCGCGAACCGACTGAGAAAAACGGTGGCGCCGACTTATGAAAATCCGTACGATCAATATCTTTTCATGCTGCCCGAATTGACTTTGGTCAGGCTGGGAAAATGGGACGAAATATTGAATGACACCACGAAATTAGACACAAAATGGACCTATGCCGTTCTGCTCCGCAATTTCGCAAGAGGAATAGCCTATCTAAATACCGGCGCTGGCGACAAGGCAAAAGCAGAACTAAACTCACTTTTGGAAAAAGCCAAAGACCCGATCCTGACCAAGAGACGCGTTCCCTTTAATTCATTTACACCAATCGCAAACATTGCCGGAGAAATCTTAACAGCCGCGATCGCTTTTGATGACAAAAAATATGATAAGACTATCGCCAGTCTCAACAAAGCGATTGAGATTGAGGACGGCCTGATCTACACCGAGCCGAACGATTGGCCGATTCCAGCACGTCAGTTTTTGGGCGCATACTTGCTGAAAATGAATAAACCAGCCGTCGCGGAGAAAGTTTACAGAGAAGATCTCATGTGGAATCCCGGTAACGGCTGGTCTGGCATTGGCTTAGCCCAAAGCCTGAAAGCGCAGAAAAGAACGAAGGAACTTGCTAAAATCGAGAACAGTTATAAGCAGTCGTTTTCCGCAGCTGAACTGCTTCCAACCGGATCAGTTTTCCTGCGTTAA
- a CDS encoding BlaI/MecI/CopY family transcriptional regulator: MEKLTQQEEDAMQAIWKTGEGSVKSFMAALTGAVPPYTTLASTVKNLEKKGYLQSRLIGNAYQYAPAITEEAYKQRFMGNVVKDYFEDSYKELVSFFVKKNKISTEDLKEIIGLIEGKK, translated from the coding sequence ATGGAAAAACTAACGCAGCAGGAAGAGGACGCCATGCAGGCGATCTGGAAAACGGGTGAAGGGAGCGTCAAATCTTTTATGGCAGCCCTTACCGGCGCCGTGCCACCTTACACCACACTCGCCTCGACGGTTAAAAACCTGGAAAAGAAAGGCTATTTGCAGAGCCGCCTGATCGGAAATGCGTATCAATACGCGCCTGCGATTACGGAAGAAGCTTACAAACAGCGGTTTATGGGCAACGTTGTCAAGGATTATTTCGAGGATTCTTACAAGGAACTGGTGAGCTTTTTTGTCAAGAAAAATAAGATTTCGACGGAGGATTTAAAAGAGATCATTGGATTAATAGAAGGTAAAAAATAG
- a CDS encoding NADH:flavin oxidoreductase, translating into MENLKSILFEQNKLHGGRALNNRLVVAPLTRKSATAEGVPTPEMAQYYGAFAEGGFGMIISEGTYTDELFSQSDLNQPGITNEAQMLGWKNVTEKVHRYDTIFINQLMHAGALGQLREENIAPSAVQPVGERSTELGGSTGPYPLPQAMDYSDFEAVKNGYVRAATLSREAGFDGIEIHAANGYLFDQFVTEHTNIRTDHYGGNVRNRLRFLMEVYQAIRDALPADFIIGIRLSESKVNDLKYRWPGGSKTATEIFEVLSEIQPHYFHIASEGGSWKRESLYADGLSSTGIAKKLTQIPIIANGGLHDIELAESLIASDQADLISIGRAAIANPDWPNRIRKGQDTIPFFKDLIKPSLTLKHTERVLNQYMQQTAPGLSA; encoded by the coding sequence ATGGAAAATTTAAAAAGCATCCTTTTTGAGCAAAATAAACTGCACGGAGGTCGTGCCTTGAACAACCGGCTCGTGGTTGCCCCGCTTACCAGAAAAAGCGCCACGGCAGAAGGCGTTCCCACACCGGAAATGGCCCAGTACTATGGCGCATTTGCAGAAGGCGGCTTTGGAATGATCATCTCAGAAGGCACGTATACCGACGAATTATTCAGCCAGTCGGACCTGAACCAGCCTGGCATTACCAATGAAGCGCAGATGCTGGGTTGGAAAAATGTTACGGAAAAAGTCCATCGTTACGATACAATTTTCATTAATCAGCTGATGCACGCAGGTGCGCTGGGGCAGTTGCGGGAGGAGAACATTGCGCCGTCCGCTGTGCAACCCGTAGGCGAGCGATCCACAGAATTGGGCGGTTCAACAGGGCCGTATCCGCTGCCTCAGGCCATGGACTACTCAGATTTCGAGGCCGTTAAAAATGGTTATGTGCGTGCGGCAACGTTGTCCCGCGAGGCAGGTTTTGACGGCATTGAGATCCACGCGGCGAATGGTTATCTGTTTGATCAATTCGTCACGGAGCATACCAATATCCGGACGGATCATTATGGCGGCAATGTGCGCAACCGGCTGCGGTTTTTGATGGAAGTTTACCAGGCAATCCGTGATGCATTGCCAGCAGATTTTATAATCGGCATCCGGTTATCCGAAAGCAAAGTAAATGATCTCAAATACAGGTGGCCCGGCGGCTCGAAAACCGCAACAGAAATATTTGAAGTTTTAAGCGAAATCCAGCCGCATTACTTTCACATTGCCTCCGAAGGCGGTTCTTGGAAAAGGGAAAGCCTCTATGCCGACGGATTGTCATCAACCGGAATTGCAAAAAAACTGACGCAAATTCCGATCATTGCCAACGGAGGGCTGCATGACATTGAACTGGCCGAATCGCTGATTGCGAGCGATCAAGCCGATTTAATTTCTATCGGCCGCGCCGCGATAGCCAATCCCGACTGGCCAAACCGCATTCGCAAAGGACAGGACACCATTCCTTTTTTCAAAGATCTGATCAAACCGAGCTTAACCTTAAAGCATACCGAGCGGGTTTTGAACCAATATATGCAGCAAACCGCGCCAGGGCTTTCGGCATGA
- a CDS encoding Crp/Fnr family transcriptional regulator, translating to MEKTEELYKLILNHASQRINLTEEEQRYFCSLLTVRHLLPRQYLVQQGDICNHESYVCKGFLRSFYMDEKGNDHTLHFAFEDWWITDSTSFLMRVPATRNIVALEASTLLQIDKASLDQLYLDIPVFERYWRIMDEKSGIAQNQRILNSISMSGAERYEALIQKYPNLEQRMPQKYIASYLGITPVFLSQIRKSLSRTDIK from the coding sequence TTGGAAAAAACAGAAGAGCTATACAAGTTAATCCTGAACCACGCATCACAGCGGATCAATCTGACGGAAGAAGAACAGCGCTATTTTTGTTCTTTGTTAACCGTCCGGCATTTGCTTCCGAGGCAGTATCTGGTGCAGCAGGGCGACATTTGCAACCATGAAAGTTACGTTTGCAAGGGTTTTCTGCGCTCCTTTTACATGGATGAAAAAGGGAACGACCATACATTGCATTTTGCGTTTGAAGACTGGTGGATCACCGATTCTACCAGTTTTCTCATGCGCGTCCCGGCCACCCGCAACATTGTGGCTTTGGAGGCTTCTACATTGTTGCAGATTGATAAAGCCAGCCTTGATCAGCTTTACCTGGACATTCCGGTTTTTGAAAGATATTGGCGGATTATGGATGAAAAATCGGGAATAGCGCAGAACCAGCGCATACTGAACTCCATTTCAATGAGTGGTGCGGAGCGTTATGAAGCATTGATCCAAAAATATCCAAACCTCGAACAAAGGATGCCGCAGAAATACATTGCTTCGTATCTGGGCATTACGCCGGTGTTTCTGAGCCAGATCAGAAAGAGCCTGTCCCGCACTGATATTAAATAA
- a CDS encoding DUF6169 family protein — protein sequence MHEGLNWLNPYEIVNEGSERYWFVTRCKIIYIAYFTHSEGYFNTHPEFNDKILSFTFEPAGEKRGALYLGVSVSKVLCQSHDERIMDTVLTILLQFFSKSPDKSIIIICESADNLAKCRNRLFNQWFHKINTASGNRVQKYNLTIMDEGYASLFVHHENEFHEEIRDAFFNIPNRLAEMK from the coding sequence ATGCACGAGGGATTAAACTGGTTAAACCCATATGAGATTGTCAACGAAGGTTCCGAACGATATTGGTTTGTCACCAGATGTAAAATAATTTACATTGCCTATTTCACACATTCCGAAGGTTATTTTAATACACACCCTGAATTTAATGACAAAATTCTGAGCTTCACATTTGAGCCTGCCGGCGAAAAACGTGGAGCTTTATATTTGGGTGTCAGTGTGTCAAAAGTGTTATGTCAGAGCCATGACGAGAGAATCATGGACACCGTATTGACAATCCTGCTTCAATTTTTTAGTAAAAGCCCCGACAAATCAATAATCATTATTTGCGAGTCAGCCGATAATCTTGCGAAATGTAGAAATCGGTTGTTTAATCAATGGTTTCATAAAATAAATACAGCGTCTGGAAATCGGGTACAGAAATATAACCTGACAATTATGGACGAAGGTTATGCTTCGCTATTTGTTCACCATGAGAATGAATTTCATGAGGAAATAAGGGATGCTTTTTTTAACATTCCTAACAGGTTGGCAGAAATGAAATGA